One Capsicum annuum cultivar UCD-10X-F1 chromosome 2, UCD10Xv1.1, whole genome shotgun sequence genomic window carries:
- the LOC107859116 gene encoding putative F-box/LRR-repeat/kelch-repeat protein At1g11620 — protein sequence MPPKGKGNRKKKGKGKGNSKETKCKATSDLYFPKEVVFDILSRLPVKDLLQFRCVCKQWNKLIYKPNFIAAHFRRSSSLQRSCSSLIIGSRHQESNNHVLSLYNPPDSLVELDSPFPCFFPNMYIVGPTNGIVCLFNPPWGELITLWNPAMKQYKMVQLSESLPIQGLHSLASVGVAFNYQQNDLLVLRIFCVELLSPVPNHIEMYSTKTGRWKKLKNEMVFYIGEFLCNAIVKGVPYWFVCMPDKFGVRAVFMRFDVGKTVFEKLPSIGPRRQHQFLVDLENSLCMLDWDHKDDCRIDVWVLDDVDRWSMKYSVGPLIGFDRILGCLRNGDIVAKNDKGVVFLCDPITSSIKEKFSLDTSKVGSHVIVDYSESLFLFAGMLPVKKQDAQDKLARKKITRACLKFLMGQPSEIVIP from the exons ATGCCTCCTAAAGGAAAAGGAAATAGGAAGAAGAAAGGGAAAGGTAAAGGGAATTCCAAAGAAACAAAGTGCAAAGCAACTTCCGACTTGTATTTCCCAAAAGAAGTCGTCTTTGATATCCTCTCTCGTCTCCCTGTGAAGGACCTTTTACAATTCAGGTGTGTTTGCAAGCAATGGAACAAGCTCATTTACAAGCCCAACTTCATAGCTGCCCATTTCCGCCGCTCTTCTTCTTTGCAGCGTTCCTGTTCGTCCCTTATTATAGGCAGCCGCCATCAAGAGTCCAATAATCATGTACTCTCACTATACAACCCGCCTGATTCACTTGTCGAGCTGGACAGCCCCTTTCCTTGCTTCTTTCCCAATATGTACATTGTGGGTCCTACCAATGGCATTGTGTGTCTCTTTAATCCACCTTGGGGTGAATTGATTACCCTTTGGAACCCGGCAATGAAGCAGTATAAGATGGTGCAGCTTTCTGAAAGTTTACCCATTCAGGGACTGCACTCTTTGGCGTCGGTTGGAGTGGCTTTTAATTACCAACAAAATGATTTGTTGGTCTTGAGAATCTTTTGTGTCGAGCTACTGTCTCCAGTCCCGAACCACATTGAAATGTATTCTACCAAGACTGGCAGATGGAAGAAGCTGAAAAATGAGATGGTTTTTTATATTGGTGAGTTTCTTTGCAATGCAATTGTTAAAGGGGTGCCTTATTGGTTTGTTTGTATGCCTGATAAATTTGGAGTGCGAGCTGTGTTTATGCGCTTTGATGTGGGAAAAACAGTATTTGAGAAGTTACCATCTATAGGGCCGCGTAGACAGCATCAATTTCTTGTGGACTTGGAGAATTCTCTTTGTATGTTAGATTGGGATCACAAAGACGATTGCCGTATAGATGTTTGGGTACTAGATGATGTAGATCGTTGGAGTATGAAATACAGTGTTGGACCGTTAATCGGGTTTGATCGAATCTTGGGTTGTTTGAGGAATGGTGACATTGTAGCTAAGAATGATAAAGGAGTGGTATTCTTGTGTGATCCCATAACTAGTTCAATCAAGGAAAAATTCAGCCTTGATACTTCTAAGGTTGGATCACATGTGATTGTTGACTATTCAGAGAGCCTATTTCTGTTCGCAGGGATGCTGCCAGTTAAGAAGCAAGATGCTCAAGATAAATTGGCACGCAAAAAAATCACAAG GGCTTGCTTAAAGTTCTTGATGGGACAACCCTCAGAAATCGTCATACCCTGA